The following proteins are co-located in the Candidatus Accumulibacter cognatus genome:
- a CDS encoding tetratricopeptide repeat protein encodes MIDALFDLLGTFYQSGNFEQAEWIARSILQAIPDDIVSLQFLGLLYHRTRRRAQAMQVFAATASEPPQSDAPDLDDLQASAQCRRAASTRGSTLAGAWYDLGRLLLRLGHRQQAVSAFHAALAAQPDLRKARRMMAKITLNSGRQELHAPEVGTDRS; translated from the coding sequence ATGATTGATGCCCTGTTCGACCTTCTCGGTACGTTCTACCAGAGTGGCAATTTCGAGCAGGCCGAATGGATCGCCCGCAGCATCCTGCAGGCGATCCCCGACGACATCGTCTCCCTGCAGTTTCTCGGTCTGCTTTATCACCGGACCAGGCGCCGAGCGCAGGCCATGCAGGTATTCGCCGCGACAGCCAGCGAGCCGCCACAGAGCGATGCGCCAGATCTCGACGACCTGCAAGCTTCGGCCCAGTGCCGACGCGCGGCGAGCACCCGCGGATCGACACTGGCTGGTGCTTGGTATGACCTCGGACGCCTGCTCCTTCGCCTGGGCCATCGTCAGCAGGCCGTCAGTGCTTTCCATGCGGCGCTTGCGGCGCAGCCCGACTTGCGCAAAGCCCGGCGTATGATGGCGAAAATCACGCTGAACTCCGGTCGGCAGGAACTGCATGCTCCAGAGGTCGGCACTGATCGATCCTGA
- a CDS encoding NUDIX hydrolase, which produces MYPPIIVTVDVVLMTLCLDVLCVALIRRPNAPFAGELALPGGYVHAQEDGNAEDAAYRILREKMGIKPPYLEQLATFAGNQRDPRGWSASIAYFALVSPTTEATWQPVNELQKLAFDHPAIIQAAVDRLRSKSAYSVLPAYLLPETFTLAELQKIYEQVLGSPLDKSSFRRKIKELDLLDQVAGSFQVGNQRPAQIYRLKKMMTFDRTLSQSAPRKTGRSGQ; this is translated from the coding sequence ATGTACCCACCGATCATCGTCACCGTCGATGTGGTTCTGATGACCCTTTGTCTCGATGTGCTGTGTGTGGCGCTGATCCGGCGCCCGAACGCCCCCTTTGCCGGCGAGCTGGCCTTGCCTGGGGGATACGTCCATGCGCAGGAGGATGGGAATGCGGAGGATGCGGCCTACCGCATTCTGCGCGAGAAGATGGGCATCAAGCCGCCCTACCTCGAACAGCTTGCGACGTTTGCCGGAAATCAGAGAGACCCGCGCGGCTGGTCCGCGAGCATTGCCTATTTCGCCCTGGTATCGCCGACGACCGAGGCCACCTGGCAGCCGGTAAACGAGTTGCAAAAGCTCGCTTTCGATCACCCGGCGATCATTCAGGCAGCGGTCGACAGGTTGCGGAGCAAGTCGGCCTATTCCGTTCTGCCTGCTTACCTGCTGCCGGAAACCTTCACGCTAGCAGAACTGCAGAAGATCTACGAACAGGTGCTGGGATCACCGCTGGACAAGAGTTCCTTCCGGAGAAAGATCAAGGAACTCGATCTGCTCGATCAGGTCGCCGGCAGCTTTCAGGTCGGCAACCAGCGGCCCGCGCAGATTTACCGCCTGAAGAAGATGATGACCTTCGACAGAACCTTGAGTCAGTCGGCCCCTCGGAAAACCGGGCGGAGTGGGCAGTGA
- a CDS encoding isochorismatase family protein — protein MKKTHLLIIDPQNDFCDIAGAALPVAGANADMQRLAAFVDAHAARLYDIHVTLDSHNPVDIAHASWWVDSLGNAPLPFTVISQADMVAGKWRARHPDAQARSAAYVRQLSQAGRYALVIWPEHCLIGSWGHNIQVDLMGALNRWARNRMEIVDYVTKGSNPFTEHYSAVQAEVPDAADPSTLVNTRFIDTLARADQILIAGEALSHCVASTVRDIAANFGDDNVRKLVLLEDCSSPVTGFESLGADFITEMTARGMRVMKSTDY, from the coding sequence ATGAAGAAGACTCACTTGCTCATCATTGACCCGCAGAATGACTTCTGCGACATCGCGGGTGCTGCGCTGCCGGTTGCCGGCGCCAATGCCGACATGCAACGCCTGGCGGCATTTGTCGATGCCCACGCCGCTCGTCTGTACGACATCCACGTCACATTGGATTCGCACAACCCGGTGGATATCGCTCACGCTTCCTGGTGGGTGGATTCGCTGGGGAATGCGCCTTTGCCGTTTACCGTCATCAGCCAGGCCGACATGGTTGCCGGGAAATGGCGCGCGCGTCATCCTGACGCACAGGCACGCAGCGCAGCTTACGTCAGGCAATTGAGCCAGGCCGGGCGTTATGCGCTGGTGATCTGGCCCGAACACTGTCTGATCGGTAGCTGGGGACACAACATCCAGGTCGATCTGATGGGCGCACTCAACCGCTGGGCGCGTAACCGGATGGAAATCGTAGACTATGTCACCAAGGGATCGAATCCCTTTACGGAACATTACAGTGCCGTTCAGGCAGAAGTGCCTGACGCTGCGGACCCGTCCACCCTGGTCAATACCCGGTTCATCGACACGCTCGCTCGCGCCGATCAGATTCTGATCGCCGGGGAAGCGCTGTCGCACTGCGTGGCCAGCACGGTGCGCGACATTGCCGCAAATTTTGGCGACGACAACGTCAGGAAGCTGGTGCTGCTCGAAGACTGCTCGAGTCCGGTGACGGGCTTCGAGTCTCTCGGCGCCGATTTCATCACTGAGATGACGGCTCGCGGCATGCGGGTCATGAAATCGACCGATTACTGA
- a CDS encoding VWA domain-containing protein produces the protein MKLIDMQSGKAAGFTFSATRPDKLGATEYTLVSVVTDRTGSVGHFAKELLAMKRAVVEACQKSPRAAYLLLRQLEFNTRVTEIHGFAELSSIDPAAYVVPTTSGMTALYDATMAAVSATNAYAKKLADADFGVNAIVFVITDGDDNASTSYGPKDIAREVLAGVSAEWLESIRVVLIGINAAQYRLQLQSFTAQAGVDQYVDVADATPGTLAKLARFVSHSISSQSQSLGTGGPSLALVF, from the coding sequence ATGAAACTCATCGACATGCAATCGGGAAAAGCCGCCGGATTCACGTTTTCCGCGACACGCCCGGACAAGCTCGGGGCGACCGAGTACACCCTGGTCAGCGTGGTCACCGACAGAACCGGCAGCGTCGGTCATTTCGCGAAGGAACTGCTGGCAATGAAACGCGCCGTCGTCGAGGCATGCCAGAAAAGCCCGCGCGCTGCCTACCTGCTGCTGCGGCAGCTCGAGTTCAATACCCGTGTCACGGAGATCCACGGTTTTGCCGAACTCTCCTCGATTGATCCTGCCGCCTATGTTGTCCCCACCACCAGCGGCATGACTGCCCTCTACGACGCGACCATGGCCGCTGTCTCGGCGACTAATGCCTACGCGAAAAAACTTGCGGACGCCGACTTCGGTGTCAATGCCATCGTCTTCGTCATTACCGACGGGGACGATAACGCATCGACCTCGTATGGCCCGAAAGACATCGCCAGAGAAGTGCTTGCAGGGGTGAGCGCAGAGTGGCTCGAATCGATCCGGGTCGTCCTGATCGGCATCAACGCGGCCCAGTATCGCTTGCAACTGCAAAGCTTTACAGCCCAGGCCGGGGTCGACCAGTATGTGGACGTCGCCGATGCCACTCCCGGTACGCTGGCCAAGCTGGCGAGATTCGTCAGCCACTCGATCTCCTCACAATCGCAGAGCCTGGGGACCGGTGGTCCGAGCTTGGCTCTGGTGTTCTGA
- a CDS encoding protein phosphatase 2C domain-containing protein, which yields MGVDSYFAIGSAHALAAEPCQDYATHESSTSGCYGVVADGCSNSAGRPDIGARLVAMAMLRAMQQVAVEEVESQLLASLRATLSQGYASHADLLTTVGGFVERNGEVDAWLWGDGVLYAEYPDGSKVLKVVQWDGNIPLYPVYLLEGHPGLTGMIESHDGETQALSGGLHWKAAKPRKFLIATDGMLQLDHTGVVDAVSQLTAYKTLAGSFLKRRALRALKGMPPADDIAVAAYHETDR from the coding sequence ATGGGAGTCGACAGCTACTTTGCCATCGGGTCTGCGCATGCTCTGGCTGCCGAGCCCTGCCAGGACTATGCCACGCACGAGAGCAGCACCAGTGGATGTTACGGAGTGGTCGCCGACGGCTGCAGCAACTCGGCCGGTCGCCCCGACATCGGGGCGCGTCTGGTGGCCATGGCGATGCTGCGCGCCATGCAGCAAGTCGCGGTCGAGGAGGTCGAGAGCCAGCTGCTTGCCAGCCTGCGCGCCACCTTGTCACAAGGGTATGCCAGCCATGCCGACCTCCTGACGACCGTCGGCGGCTTCGTCGAGCGAAACGGCGAGGTCGATGCCTGGCTCTGGGGGGATGGCGTGCTCTACGCCGAGTACCCGGATGGCAGCAAGGTTCTGAAAGTGGTGCAGTGGGACGGGAACATCCCGCTGTACCCGGTCTACCTCCTGGAGGGCCACCCCGGTCTGACGGGAATGATCGAGAGTCACGACGGGGAAACGCAAGCCTTGTCCGGTGGCCTGCACTGGAAAGCCGCGAAACCTCGGAAATTCCTGATCGCCACCGACGGGATGCTACAACTCGATCATACCGGGGTGGTCGATGCCGTGTCGCAACTGACGGCGTACAAGACTCTCGCCGGCAGTTTTCTCAAACGCCGTGCGCTGCGTGCCCTGAAAGGCATGCCGCCGGCTGACGACATTGCCGTGGCGGCTTACCATGAAACTGATCGCTGA
- a CDS encoding ABC transporter substrate-binding protein — protein MAVESSLPRLWQFVAALLAIGGALAGCVPPEPLRLGFLGGLSGRVADLGIAGRNGAMLAVEIRNSSGGVNGRVVELLVEDDKQDPDLARKAVGRLLERKVEAIIGPMTSAMAVATVPLVNEAELVMLSPTVTTTTLTGIDDHFLRVIASTAEYARISAADHFERLGLRRVAVAYDLRNRAYTEGWLADYRHAFESAGGTLNITVPFSSSEETSFADLAGRLLSAKPELVLILANSVDAALLAQQIRKRDGVVRIGTSEWAATERLIELGGKAVEGVMIAQFVDRDSTQPAYVAFRRRYVERFGQEPGFGGLTAFDAANVVLDALVARQPGQTLKQVILVRGVFSGAQSEIRFDATGDAARETYLTTIRDGSFVRLH, from the coding sequence TTGGCTGTAGAGAGTTCGCTTCCACGCTTGTGGCAATTTGTTGCGGCCCTGCTTGCGATTGGTGGCGCATTGGCTGGCTGTGTACCGCCGGAGCCGCTACGCCTGGGCTTCCTCGGCGGTCTCTCGGGTCGGGTGGCCGACCTGGGAATTGCCGGCCGGAATGGCGCAATGTTGGCCGTCGAAATTCGCAACAGCAGCGGTGGTGTGAACGGCCGGGTGGTCGAACTGCTGGTCGAGGACGACAAGCAGGACCCGGATCTTGCCAGAAAGGCCGTCGGCCGCCTGTTGGAGCGCAAGGTCGAGGCGATCATCGGGCCGATGACCAGCGCCATGGCGGTGGCTACGGTGCCGCTGGTCAACGAAGCCGAACTGGTGATGCTCAGCCCGACGGTGACGACAACGACGCTGACCGGGATTGACGATCACTTCCTGCGGGTCATCGCTTCGACCGCCGAATACGCGCGGATCAGCGCTGCTGATCACTTCGAACGATTGGGACTCCGACGTGTCGCGGTCGCCTATGATCTGCGCAATCGGGCCTATACCGAAGGCTGGTTGGCGGACTATCGCCACGCCTTCGAATCGGCTGGTGGCACGCTCAACATCACCGTTCCTTTCAGTTCCAGCGAGGAAACCTCGTTTGCTGACCTGGCGGGGCGTCTTCTCAGTGCCAAACCGGAGCTTGTGTTGATCCTGGCCAATTCGGTCGATGCCGCTCTACTCGCCCAGCAGATTCGCAAGCGTGATGGCGTCGTACGCATTGGCACCTCGGAGTGGGCTGCCACAGAGCGTCTGATCGAACTGGGTGGCAAGGCGGTCGAAGGCGTCATGATCGCACAATTTGTCGATCGCGACAGCACACAGCCCGCTTATGTGGCCTTTCGCAGGCGCTACGTCGAGCGCTTCGGCCAGGAGCCGGGATTTGGCGGCCTCACCGCCTTCGACGCGGCGAACGTGGTGCTCGATGCACTCGTCGCGAGACAGCCCGGTCAAACCCTGAAGCAGGTCATTCTTGTGCGCGGCGTGTTTTCTGGAGCCCAGTCGGAGATACGTTTCGATGCCACTGGCGATGCAGCTCGTGAGACCTATCTGACCACCATCCGTGATGGCTCCTTTGTGCGCCTGCATTGA
- a CDS encoding EAL domain-containing protein, with protein MSRSLRFWLSLGLSSLVALAILTLIAVLLGVLLPRLNAGVEAQNRALGTTTATQIDAFLAEFSSNLALLADDVGSQPRMDTAELRVMLDTLAQADGAIESIYVVDGADRVLEVGLPKARRALRDNQLGVDFSGRRFVHAARVQQRPVWSDTYLSSSGHIVVALAMPLTISMESATAAPREGVVVGELNLQEISRFAELLASAADVLPVIVDRRGNVVGHPDAERALRQENLSHLPPLSGGGAASLQTARFRLDGIDYIGSSTPIHEAGWTALIAQPTEQAFATFRSTLWSLAFGSLLALLLAVIAAVLASRRMTMRLGQFARHLEAVADGNYHAQIPPSGTDEIEKLAQSMRRMAQAVLEREALLRESEAKYRGVVENTRDLIIRVDREGRLYFVNYMAETYLGLPAADCLGLSAFDFVHPDDRERTRQAFFTWRETDGPALQFEVRQTARHGAVHLLQWNIVADHADTHGNAAIAGFSGIGRDVTAERAAAEQLAASEEYYRELFRQAPLPYQSLDMDVAILDVNEAWLTLLGGYARDEVLGRPITDFLEDRSLPVLAENFPKFVAADHSEGSLFDLRRKDGEMRTVLINGRITHDRQGLARSHCILTDITERQRAEERQRRADELLALQAARATALHEMLRAAERMSEAEFMPYCLEVVERLTGSAISFVHFVADDQETIEFAAWSRRTLDEYCTAAFDKHYPISQAGIWADVVHRREPMVCNDYGSAEGRRGLPQGHSPLLRLVCVPVIANGKVRLITGIGNKTEPYTPLEIETLQLISQEIWRIGEERRAEAAQRLAATVFSASAEGICITDAEERILSVNPALLALSGYTEHELIGQSWKIFSSGRHDTDFYQAMWECILEVGVWRGEVWSLRKNGEIFPVWLTITAVRNAGGEVTHYTGTFLDISERKQWEQDIHFLAHHDALTKLPNRTLLDDRIRQAIAKSKRNHDHMAVLFLDLDHFKLINDTLGHDIGDRLLEQLAQRLTEVLRQTETVARLGGDEFVIVIPELAAIRRVAVVARKVLEVVAAPYLLEGRSLHVTPSIGISVYPEDGDDAATLLRNADTAMYHAKERGRNNFQFFTQAMNQSVQERVTIENDLRLAIERGEFLLHYQPQVDCRSGKVIGMEALIRWQHPQRGLIAPDRFIAIAEETGLIVPIGEWVLGEACRQARRWQLGGHPGLRISVNLSARQFQQRDLSARISAMIHASGIDPASLELELTESMLMIDPEQATAVLHQLAAAGVKMAIDDFGTGYSSLAYLKRFPVTRLKIDRSFVRDLANDSNDAAIVDAVVAMATSLKMEVIAEGVETIAQLDYLEAHGCHAIQGYYYSPPAAAESFVRFHYNRRAG; from the coding sequence ATGTCACGTTCACTACGATTCTGGTTGTCGCTTGGACTGTCGTCGCTGGTCGCGCTGGCCATCCTGACGCTCATCGCAGTGCTGCTCGGTGTTCTCCTGCCGCGTCTCAACGCTGGTGTGGAGGCCCAGAACCGTGCGCTTGGCACAACGACTGCGACGCAGATCGATGCTTTTCTAGCGGAATTTTCTTCTAATCTTGCCCTCCTGGCTGACGATGTCGGCAGCCAGCCGAGGATGGACACCGCCGAACTGCGCGTCATGCTCGATACCCTGGCCCAGGCGGATGGCGCCATCGAGTCGATCTACGTCGTCGATGGCGCCGATCGGGTTCTCGAAGTCGGCTTGCCGAAGGCTCGCCGTGCCTTGCGCGACAACCAGCTCGGCGTCGATTTCTCTGGCCGCCGCTTTGTGCACGCAGCACGTGTGCAGCAGCGTCCAGTGTGGTCTGATACCTATCTGTCGTCCAGTGGACACATCGTGGTGGCGCTGGCCATGCCATTGACAATCTCAATGGAATCGGCCACTGCGGCACCCAGGGAAGGCGTCGTGGTGGGCGAACTCAATCTGCAGGAAATTTCGCGCTTTGCCGAATTGCTCGCCAGCGCCGCCGATGTGCTGCCGGTCATCGTCGACCGGCGCGGCAATGTCGTCGGACATCCTGACGCCGAGCGTGCCCTGCGTCAGGAAAACCTCAGCCACCTGCCACCACTGAGTGGGGGTGGTGCGGCCTCGCTGCAAACCGCGCGATTCCGTCTGGACGGCATCGACTACATCGGCAGCAGTACGCCAATCCACGAGGCCGGCTGGACGGCGCTGATCGCGCAGCCGACCGAGCAGGCCTTTGCCACCTTCCGTTCGACACTGTGGTCGCTAGCCTTCGGCAGTCTGCTGGCGCTGCTGCTGGCAGTCATTGCGGCAGTGCTGGCGAGCCGGCGGATGACGATGCGGCTTGGCCAGTTCGCCAGACACCTGGAAGCGGTGGCCGATGGCAATTACCACGCGCAGATTCCACCTTCGGGTACCGACGAGATCGAGAAGCTGGCGCAAAGCATGCGCCGCATGGCACAGGCTGTGCTCGAACGGGAAGCGCTGCTGCGCGAGAGCGAGGCCAAATACCGCGGTGTCGTCGAGAATACCCGCGACCTGATCATTCGCGTCGATCGCGAGGGGCGACTGTATTTCGTCAATTACATGGCCGAGACCTATTTAGGCCTGCCGGCCGCTGACTGTCTCGGACTGTCTGCCTTTGATTTCGTCCACCCCGATGATCGCGAGCGCACCCGACAGGCTTTTTTCACATGGAGGGAAACCGATGGCCCGGCCTTGCAGTTCGAGGTCCGGCAGACTGCGCGCCATGGTGCGGTGCACCTGCTGCAGTGGAACATCGTCGCCGACCATGCGGATACCCATGGCAACGCCGCCATCGCAGGCTTTTCAGGCATTGGCCGCGATGTCACCGCCGAACGAGCGGCAGCCGAGCAGCTCGCCGCATCGGAAGAGTATTACCGGGAGCTGTTTCGCCAGGCGCCTCTGCCCTACCAGTCGCTGGACATGGATGTGGCAATTCTCGATGTCAATGAGGCCTGGCTCACCCTGCTTGGCGGATATGCCCGTGACGAGGTGCTCGGGCGTCCGATTACCGATTTCCTTGAGGATCGTTCACTGCCGGTGCTTGCCGAGAACTTCCCGAAATTCGTCGCTGCCGACCATAGCGAAGGCTCGTTGTTCGATCTGCGGCGCAAAGACGGTGAAATGCGTACTGTGCTCATCAACGGCCGGATCACTCATGATCGGCAGGGGTTGGCGCGCTCGCACTGCATCCTGACCGACATTACCGAGCGCCAGCGTGCCGAAGAAAGACAGCGACGGGCGGATGAACTCCTTGCCCTGCAGGCGGCACGCGCCACGGCGCTGCACGAAATGCTGCGCGCCGCCGAGCGGATGTCAGAAGCCGAATTCATGCCGTACTGCCTCGAAGTGGTCGAGCGCTTGACCGGCAGCGCGATCTCTTTTGTCCATTTCGTTGCTGACGATCAGGAGACGATCGAGTTTGCGGCGTGGTCGCGGCGCACGCTCGACGAATACTGTACGGCAGCTTTCGACAAACATTATCCGATCAGCCAGGCCGGTATTTGGGCCGATGTCGTCCACCGCCGCGAGCCGATGGTCTGCAACGACTATGGGTCAGCGGAGGGCCGTCGTGGTCTGCCGCAAGGGCATTCGCCACTGCTTCGGCTGGTCTGCGTGCCGGTCATCGCCAACGGCAAGGTGCGGCTGATCACTGGCATCGGCAACAAGACCGAACCCTACACGCCGCTGGAGATCGAGACCCTGCAACTGATCAGTCAGGAAATCTGGCGCATTGGCGAGGAGCGTCGCGCCGAGGCAGCGCAGCGTCTTGCGGCGACCGTGTTTTCGGCGAGTGCCGAAGGCATCTGCATCACCGACGCCGAGGAGCGCATTCTCTCGGTCAACCCGGCCCTGCTTGCTCTTTCGGGTTATACGGAGCATGAACTGATCGGGCAGAGCTGGAAAATTTTCTCGTCCGGGCGGCACGACACCGACTTCTATCAAGCGATGTGGGAATGCATCCTTGAAGTCGGCGTCTGGCGCGGTGAGGTATGGAGCCTGCGCAAGAATGGCGAGATCTTTCCCGTGTGGCTGACCATCACCGCCGTTCGCAATGCGGGCGGCGAAGTGACGCATTACACCGGGACTTTCCTGGACATCAGTGAGCGCAAGCAGTGGGAGCAGGATATCCACTTCCTTGCCCACCACGATGCGCTGACCAAGCTGCCGAACCGCACCCTGCTCGACGATCGGATTCGTCAGGCCATTGCCAAGTCGAAACGCAATCACGACCACATGGCGGTACTGTTCCTCGATCTCGATCACTTCAAGCTGATCAACGATACGCTCGGACACGACATCGGCGACCGCCTGCTCGAGCAACTCGCCCAGCGCCTGACGGAGGTGTTGCGCCAGACCGAGACGGTGGCGCGGCTGGGCGGCGACGAGTTCGTCATCGTCATCCCCGAACTGGCGGCCATCAGACGCGTGGCCGTGGTCGCCAGGAAAGTGCTGGAGGTAGTCGCCGCGCCGTACCTGCTCGAAGGCCGCTCGCTGCACGTGACACCGAGCATCGGCATCAGCGTTTATCCGGAGGACGGCGATGACGCGGCAACCCTGCTGCGCAACGCCGACACGGCGATGTATCACGCCAAGGAACGTGGCCGCAACAATTTCCAGTTCTTCACGCAGGCGATGAATCAGAGCGTGCAGGAACGGGTCACGATCGAGAACGATCTGCGTCTGGCGATCGAGCGAGGCGAGTTCCTGCTTCATTATCAGCCGCAGGTCGATTGCCGCAGTGGCAAGGTGATCGGCATGGAAGCGTTGATTCGTTGGCAGCATCCGCAACGGGGTCTGATTGCTCCCGACCGTTTCATCGCCATCGCCGAGGAGACCGGGCTGATCGTGCCGATCGGCGAATGGGTGCTCGGCGAGGCCTGCCGCCAAGCCAGGCGCTGGCAGCTCGGCGGACATCCCGGTTTGCGCATCAGCGTCAATCTGTCGGCGCGGCAGTTTCAACAGCGGGACTTGAGCGCACGGATCTCGGCCATGATTCACGCCTCCGGGATCGATCCGGCAAGCCTCGAACTCGAATTGACCGAGAGCATGCTGATGATCGATCCCGAACAGGCGACGGCAGTCTTGCACCAACTCGCCGCCGCAGGCGTGAAAATGGCGATCGACGATTTCGGCACCGGTTATTCGAGTCTTGCCTACCTGAAGCGATTTCCGGTGACGCGCCTGAAAATCGACCGCTCCTTCGTACGCGACCTTGCCAATGACAGTAACGATGCCGCCATCGTCGATGCCGTCGTGGCCATGGCGACCAGCCTGAAGATGGAAGTCATCGCCGAAGGAGTCGAGACCATCGCCCAGCTCGACTACCTCGAAGCGCACGGTTGCCATGCCATCCAGGGCTACTACTACAGCCCTCCGGCAGCGGCGGAATCCTTTGTCCGTTTCCATTACAACCGCAGGGCAGGTTAG
- a CDS encoding response regulator: protein MVVLALLLSLAAAVLANIGASLPIYAVFIAGALLPTAVYRVLLGGAMNLGLCIGALMMMLVLTLFASRLAAATHRSLRIGHENRRLAGALEQRTREAERANLDKSRFIAAASHDLRQPVHTLGLLLDVLQGQSLSLQAQETVTRMAHVLDSLDSLFAGLLDISRLDSGAIEPRRTDFALRPLLLALTDEFNAEVLAKGLSLRCRASDVWIRSDPLLLERILRNLLANAVRYTLRGGIVIACRRRAALLRIEVWDSGIGIADAQQGAVFNEFYQVANRQRDPDQGLGLGLAIVRRLGALLGCPIELRSRLGRGSVFRFSVPLATVPEPLSDAPPAVNDAQAALPPGWPERQVLVVEDDAHARDALVSWLASWGCQVVACASAAAVRKALETIPAAPDALVTDWRLPGGEDGLDVVRLVRQRFRATLPAILITGDALDDARRLSREHGFVLLHKPVRPAALRVALGAHWLPVRVAETVAAPSPPRAGAPRRQEGAS, encoded by the coding sequence ATGGTCGTTCTGGCGCTGCTGCTGAGTCTCGCCGCAGCGGTGCTTGCCAACATCGGCGCGAGTCTGCCGATCTACGCAGTCTTCATTGCCGGTGCATTGCTGCCAACTGCGGTCTACCGCGTCCTGCTCGGCGGTGCGATGAACCTGGGGCTGTGTATCGGTGCGCTGATGATGATGCTCGTGCTGACGTTGTTCGCGTCACGCCTTGCCGCAGCGACACATCGATCGCTGCGTATCGGTCACGAGAACCGACGGCTCGCGGGGGCGCTGGAGCAGCGCACCCGCGAAGCGGAACGGGCCAACCTCGACAAGTCGCGCTTCATCGCTGCGGCCAGCCACGACTTGCGCCAGCCGGTACACACGCTCGGCCTGCTGCTCGATGTGCTGCAGGGGCAGTCGCTGAGCCTGCAGGCACAAGAGACTGTCACGCGCATGGCGCATGTGCTCGACTCACTGGACTCGCTATTCGCGGGGTTGCTGGACATTTCAAGGCTGGACAGCGGCGCGATTGAACCGCGGCGCACTGATTTCGCACTGCGTCCGCTGCTGCTCGCATTGACCGACGAATTCAACGCGGAGGTACTCGCCAAGGGCTTGTCGCTGCGCTGTCGTGCCAGCGATGTCTGGATCCGCAGCGACCCGTTGCTGCTCGAACGCATCCTGCGCAACCTGCTCGCCAACGCGGTGCGCTATACCCTGCGCGGCGGCATCGTCATCGCCTGCCGGCGGCGCGCTGCTCTGCTGCGCATCGAAGTCTGGGACAGCGGCATCGGTATCGCCGACGCGCAGCAGGGTGCGGTATTCAACGAGTTCTACCAGGTTGCCAACCGGCAGCGCGACCCGGACCAGGGCCTGGGGTTGGGGCTGGCAATCGTGCGCCGCCTGGGAGCGCTGCTCGGCTGCCCCATCGAGCTTCGTTCACGCCTTGGGCGCGGCAGCGTGTTCCGCTTCAGCGTGCCGCTGGCGACTGTTCCGGAACCGTTGTCCGATGCTCCCCCGGCCGTAAATGATGCCCAGGCGGCTCTGCCGCCTGGTTGGCCAGAGCGGCAGGTACTCGTCGTGGAGGACGATGCGCACGCCCGTGACGCCCTGGTCAGCTGGCTCGCCTCCTGGGGTTGCCAGGTCGTCGCCTGCGCCAGCGCCGCAGCGGTGCGTAAGGCGCTGGAGACGATTCCCGCCGCGCCGGATGCACTGGTCACCGATTGGCGTCTGCCCGGCGGCGAGGATGGGCTGGATGTGGTTCGACTGGTACGCCAGCGTTTTCGCGCCACGCTGCCGGCAATCCTGATCACCGGCGATGCTCTCGACGACGCGCGCCGTCTTTCCCGCGAGCATGGCTTCGTGCTGCTGCACAAGCCGGTTCGCCCTGCCGCGTTGCGCGTGGCGCTGGGGGCGCACTGGCTGCCTGTGCGGGTTGCGGAAACGGTCGCGGCGCCATCTCCCCCTCGCGCGGGCGCTCCAAGGCGGCAGGAAGGAGCATCGTGA
- a CDS encoding response regulator transcription factor translates to MKKILIIEDHPIYRDGLAVLVAQLFAEAQVEQAGDAAMALEQLAQDDTFDLVLLDLKMPGLDASTALAVLCRRHPAVPVVVVSADDDAATIRACMDAGASGYIPKSARREILSAALAIVADGGLYLPPALHPAPATAPRTTASPLTVREREVLQGVCACEPNKTIARRLGISEATVRAHLGAVFRALGVTNRTQAALSAQRLGLCDATSGPSHSDA, encoded by the coding sequence ATGAAGAAGATCCTGATCATCGAAGACCACCCAATCTATCGCGACGGGCTGGCAGTGCTGGTGGCGCAACTGTTTGCCGAGGCGCAGGTCGAGCAGGCGGGTGACGCAGCGATGGCACTCGAACAACTGGCGCAGGACGATACCTTCGACCTGGTGCTGCTCGACCTCAAGATGCCTGGGCTCGACGCCAGTACCGCCCTGGCAGTGCTGTGCCGTCGCCATCCGGCAGTTCCCGTGGTGGTGGTTTCCGCCGACGACGATGCCGCCACCATCCGCGCCTGCATGGACGCCGGCGCCAGCGGCTACATCCCGAAGTCGGCGCGACGGGAGATCCTGTCCGCCGCATTGGCCATCGTCGCCGACGGTGGCCTCTACCTGCCGCCGGCCTTGCACCCGGCGCCGGCGACCGCCCCGAGAACGACGGCCAGTCCACTGACGGTGCGCGAGCGCGAAGTCCTGCAGGGAGTTTGCGCCTGCGAGCCGAACAAGACCATCGCCCGCCGCCTGGGGATCTCCGAAGCCACGGTTCGCGCGCATCTCGGCGCGGTCTTCCGCGCGCTCGGCGTCACCAATCGTACGCAGGCAGCGCTCAGCGCCCAGCGGCTTGGCCTGTGCGACGCGACGAGCGGCCCGAGTCACTCCGATGCATGA